The Acidobacteriota bacterium genome contains a region encoding:
- a CDS encoding protein-L-isoaspartate(D-aspartate) O-methyltransferase, whose product MSEAAMKTLLLAVITLLLLPGCDRPRSAGPGPGYAEDAAGYGEGGGKGDPFTAARFAMVRDQIEGRGVRDPRVLRAMRAVERHRFVPPECVPSAYEDHPLPIGYGQTISQPLIVAYMTEKAAVKTSDRVLEVGTGSGYQAAVLSLLAKEVYTVEILEPLALEAADRLKKLGYANVVCRVGDGWKGWPEKAPFDVILVTAAPPEVPPDLVRQLAPGGRMVVPVGGTGETQELTLVTRDTEGRVGYETLLPVRFVPLVHGAR is encoded by the coding sequence ATGTCCGAGGCGGCCATGAAAACGCTTCTCCTGGCAGTCATCACGCTCCTCCTGCTCCCGGGTTGTGACCGGCCCCGTTCGGCGGGTCCGGGGCCGGGATACGCGGAAGACGCCGCCGGGTACGGCGAAGGCGGCGGGAAGGGAGACCCCTTCACGGCGGCGCGGTTCGCCATGGTCCGGGACCAGATCGAAGGCCGGGGCGTCCGGGACCCGCGGGTGCTCCGGGCGATGCGGGCGGTGGAGCGGCACCGTTTCGTCCCGCCGGAGTGCGTCCCGAGCGCCTACGAGGACCACCCGCTTCCCATCGGGTACGGGCAGACCATCTCCCAGCCCCTGATCGTGGCCTACATGACGGAGAAGGCGGCCGTGAAAACCTCGGACCGGGTCCTGGAGGTGGGGACGGGCTCGGGCTACCAGGCGGCGGTCCTCTCGCTCCTGGCGAAGGAAGTCTACACCGTCGAGATCCTGGAACCCCTGGCCCTGGAAGCCGCCGACCGGCTGAAAAAACTCGGGTACGCCAACGTCGTCTGCCGCGTGGGCGACGGCTGGAAGGGGTGGCCGGAGAAGGCGCCCTTCGACGTCATCCTGGTCACCGCCGCACCGCCCGAGGTCCCCCCCGATCTCGTGAGGCAGCTCGCCCCGGGCGGCCGGATGGTGGTCCCGGTGGGGGGGACGGGCGAGACCCAGGAACTGACCCTCGTCACCCGGGACACGGAGGGGCGGGTCGGGTACGAAACGCTCCTGCCGGTGCGCTTCGTGCCCCTGGTGCACGGCGCCCGGTGA